The Melanotaenia boesemani isolate fMelBoe1 chromosome 17, fMelBoe1.pri, whole genome shotgun sequence genome segment GCCCAGTTGAGGTGGCTGCGGGGCCAGGAGGAAGAGGGGACTGGGTGTTTGGAGTCGAGGTGGAGTTGGATGGGGGGTTGGGATTGCTGCCAGGAGTGTTTCCCCCATTGTTGTTGGTTATGTTGTTCTGACCTGAATTGGAAGCAGCATTTGACAGGGGGCCGCCAGCACCAGGAGTGCTGTTTTGTTGGTTGTAAGAGGCGGAGCCAGGGGCAGAGTTTGGTGGAGTAgattgttgctgctgctggttAGAGTTATTAGAATTGGGGGTGTTGCTGGGAGGCTGTAGCTGACTGGATTGTGGATGCTGGGGCTGGCCTGATCCATTCAGTGGACCAGGAGGAGAAGAGTTGGGATTAGGCTGtggtggtgctgatggaggttggCCTGGTGTATTGGCACTGGGCTGCTGGACATCAGAGTGGCCATGGAAGCCTCCCCCAGGCTGTGGCTGGCCAGAGTTAGGAGGGCCGGGAGTGTTATTATTAGTGGGGGGGCCATTAGGATTTATGttaagctgctgctgttgctgctgctgttgttgctgctgttgttgttgctgctgttgtggAGGCCCGGGTGGTGCTCCTGCTCCAAAGTTTTTTCCATCGTCGTTGCCTGGCCCTGGTGGACTGGGGCCAGGATAAGGTCCATCCTGTGAGGGAGGGAACTGTCCTTGAGGGGGCATACCTGGCAATCCTCCGCCTACCATGTTGCCACCAGGGCCACCACCCATTCCACCCATCATGTTCATCCCAGGACCCATGCCTCCTCCCATGGGAGGTAATGGTCCTCGTGGGCCTCCACCACCGGGTAATGGAGGGCTGTTGAACGGATGCCCACCCTGtccatgctgctgctgtggaggCATGCCAAACCGAGGGTGGGGTggccctccacctcctcctccaggaCCTCCCATAGCCCCTGGAGACAACATGGGATTGAATCCTGGCCCAGGATGCATGGGGGGACTGAAGTTTGGTGGCATATTGAACTGAGAGGGGCCACCAGGAGGGAATCCACCacttcctccacctcccccaCTGCCACCACCACTACCAGCTCCAAAGCCAGGCATTCCTCCAAAGCCTAGCTGGTGATGGGGACCAGCATTAGATGGAGGGCCATACGGTGGCCTGCGCCCAGGCTGACCACTTCCTGGTCCTCCTGGACCTCCCATGAAGTTCATGCCTGCACTcattctgcctccacctccataTCCACCTCCTCCGCCCGCACCTGGACTGGGCAAAAATGGAGCACCACCTGGTCCACTTGCCCCACTAGGTCTGGATGGAGGCCCAAAGTCATCATCAAAGGGGTTGGAAGCAACCAGATGATCCACCATGGGAGTCGGAGGAGGTGCAAACTCGGTGAGGTGGGAGAACCCTGCCGCCTAAAGTAaaggagagaaagtgacagaatcTTTTACTGCTGTAATGGAATAGTGAGTTTTATCCAAGCAACTTTGTTTACTGAGGAAATGTGCATCATTATCACTCTCACCTGAGTTGTGGATTTCCTTGCCTTCTTTTTCTCCGGGCTCTTCAtctgtgaagctgaaatagtaaaatatgGAGGGAAGGGGAAAACATGAGTGACAGAAAATACTGTCTGTATGTCTTATGCTACTGGTCCACCACCAGTGAGGTGGAGCATCACATTTGGATTGGCCAATACCCCTTAGTGACAGAGTGTAGCAGCTTTAGACCTAGGGCTTCTTTTTCAAGTCCAACAGTTGAGATGGATTCAATGATGGGACATAGACTGGCATGAGgacacaatgctgaacatccAGGCGTTATCATCACCAAGGTTATGAAGCCTTGAATCGCAAATGACCCAGGCAGACCAAATGACCCAGGCAAGAGGGAGAGAGGCCGCAAACAGAGGCAAAAGAGGTAAGGTCAATGAGGGAGACAGGAAAAGACTAAGACATGAAAACGAGGAAACGGAATTGAAGGTACATTGATAGCAAGATAGACATGAACCCCGTTCACAGATCAACTCTGTTAGAAACAGCCACCACCGGAGACAGTCGTGAAGTTTACATATGGGGGAGGCGAAAAGGGATTTGCTAACAGCACCAGTGCAGCCCATTGCAGCGCAGTAATGGATGATTCCGATCTGATTGGGAGATGGGTGAAATTAATTCCTACCTTTTCGTTTTCCATGTCCCGCCAGTAGTCTCCCCGATTCGGCAGCCATTAGCTAATATGACTGTCGGTGAAGTGGCATATCACCGTTcatatgcaagaaaaaaaaaagttaaaaatgacgACGTCTTGAAAGCTATATGCCGCCTTGTTGGAATCTGCCTTCAGGTCATTTCTACAGTGGCCCTAAGGTGCAACACATAACACTggacacaacaacaaaaaaaaaaaaacaaacaaaaaaattaaaatacagtgaaatatattttaaaatgaaattcaaataaaaggataaaataaacaaatctgaaaacacaacagtaaaagtaaaaactcaACAGCAAAACAAATAGTATTTCTGGGAATGAATTACAACAAAACTTCTTTTAAAGCTGTGTTTTACTACATATCGCTGTTTTGCAAAATGGTTCTATTGTTTCATTATATTGATTTCTGCTGTGGTTCTTTcctatgttttcttttgtctaatGTGTTCTGGGTAACTGTTGAGTTTTGTccagtgttgtgtgttttacatCTCAGGGTCACAATAAATGTCAGTAGGGCTAAAACTGTAATTGCAGCATTTAGTTAAACTTAATTGTAACTAAATTAGCTGGTGAAATAACGCCGGCCCAGGTCTGCAAACTCCTTTCcagctgcaaattttattttgCCACGGTGTCTGTCACGCCGGGATTTGGTCACCAAATAAACGTCAAGTAAAACTGAGCAGGCTAACGTTATATAGCACAAGTTCGTATTGATGCAACCCGGTTTCTACTAACTAAGCGAAACTGGTTGATAACTATCTAGTGTCACGGTCAGTACAGGCAAGTTGCAGAGCACCCCATCCTTAAATAATCACTTACAGATGTGTGGCTAAGAACTCGCTAGCTAATGCAAGCTAGTCACTACATTTGCTACCTAGCTAGCCACGTTACTCAATGTGACTAGATAGCAGCGTTGAATTTTCACTCTGCAGTCGCAACACCGGGTAATAGATCCAAGTCTGTGATGTGCCTCTACATTTATATGTGGAAATGTGCAATTAATTTAACGTATAagctcatttataaaacaaaacaatcgaTTACGTTTTGAGAACTGCTGTTTGctatgctaacattagcttgatagctaacattagctaaagATAGCTTGCCATCTTGCAGACTGTCGTGGAAGCAAACTGTACCCTTTCTCCGTTGCTTGCTCTGCTGTCCTTTAAATTGAAACTCTCAGGAGAGTCATTGCCAGCAAATCAGTCCTCACACGGTGTATGCTTGTTGATCCACCATTCAACTATAATTCATTCAAAAACGCAAATTTTGCCATAATTATCATGGCCTTCTGTCGCTACCGGACAAAGAGGGATAAGCAGGAGCAACGCGCACCAAGGAAGGTTACATCTCATCATCAAAATGGGGGTGTTGGTAGGTTACATTAATAACTCTAAAACTGATTTAGGGAAATATCGTGTATACGATTTGTTGCATtagaaaatattatatatttttaaaagtattacCAATTGATTTACCAGAATCATTATCTTCcaattaattattttagttaATAGAATCAGTATCGTACCCTTCCTTGGCACACGTGGAACAGCTCTATCCGGACCATTTCCTTGCGATGCCTAGTACTATTTAAAACAGTGGTGGACATCAATCTTCCAATTAAGCACATTGTGGAGTTTTGTTCAGATGAATATTTAAAGAATATACTAAATGAAAACTTTATATTAATAATCACCACTCGTTTAAGTGGTTATTTGAGAATAATTAGCCATTCATGAATGGAAGTGACTGCTATGTAAAAATTCCTCTGCAGCCCACTAATATGTCAGAGCTTAGACAAAGTAAGGTACATAtgatgatggaggtttttttttatcagaaatttCGTATTGATTGGTTCATATGATTATTAGCCTATTTAATacaattaatatttaatgagcTATATTCAGACTTATAAATACAATAACAGTGTTGTCACTACCACGGGGGGTTACTTTAGCATAGCTCAATCTGAGCTTAAATCCTAATTTCCATAAATGGTTATTTTGCCATGGTGTGTCCAAAAGGCTTTTCACCGCCTACCACATCCTGCCCTTCCTCTCTCCTTTAACTATAGATACCCCCTCCCCTTTATGCTCCAGGCACTTGCGTCTCATTGCGACTATTGCGTGGATATTTGTAAAGGACCGATAAGCCAGACTGGGAATGGGACCGCAAAGCAGCATCACGAAAAACTCTGTCTTTTTTCGGATGATCCCACTCAGAAAATATCTTTTCATGCAAAGGGAATAAACTTTAAGCCTACTAGAGTTATAGAGGAGCAAATACAAGTAAATCACAAATGGGATAAagctggtgtttttgtttgcttcttaAATGGACTTTTTTAAGTTAAGAAAAGGAGATCATTTTGTGAGCACCTCTGACTTGCTTTAAAGTGGGGTGTGGGAATGTTTACTTCATGGCGCTAGAATAAAGCAAAGGAAGTCTTTTTGTTAAAGAAGCTCTAAAGGTGCGTCTCTGGGGTCCTGGTGTATGGCGCTAAAAGGTGTCGGAGCAGGCAGAGAAATTCATTGGTTTCCATAAGAGTTAAAATGGCAAAGTGGTTCAAGGAGTTTCCCATAACTTTGAAGAACGGTACCGACAGAATCCGCTCAGTCTCTGAATCAGGCTCACAACCAAGAGCCAATAAAGCCGGATTGGTGGCCAGTATTGGTACCAAAACAACGGGCTCCAAGACTGGCCAGCGTAAAAACTCCTCTGTAGACAGCacaggaggtggtggaggaagtgGAGGTGTTGGGTCCCTTCTGTCTGGAAGAAACCGAAAAAACTCAGCCATAGAGCTGAGTAGAAACAGTGTGAACtctcagaaagatggaaaagttTGGGAGAGTCTCCTCTCTGGGAAAAGTCGCAAAAACTCCAAAGCAGAGCCAGTTTTTGAGGAGCAGCACAAACCTCTGAAAAGCTCTTCGTCTGCCAATGCCTACATCAGCCGTCTGATAAGAGTGGACAAACAGGACAAAAGCCCAAACTTCAACAGCAGTTCCATCACTTGTGCAATGGTGCCAGAAGCTGAAAAATCGGTCCAGTGCAAGACAGAAACAGTGAGTACAATTAATTGAaaacagccttttttttccccaaatgctgcttttggttttctgtttgAACTTTTCCTAAGAATGGGCAATAAATCTCCTGATTTAGTGACCAATGTagtgattcatttatttgcGGCTTACCTGGAGATATTATTGGAAAGTCATTTAGTAGATAATATTTCAGTTATAAATTTCTTATATtggatttatatttaaaatctgGTGCTTGGCTATATAAAATTATTCTTCCACCATTGCCAGCTATAACATCAGTGTATactgctattttatttttattttgtatcagTTAagctaatttattatttaactcAGAAGTACTAAATGAATTCTGGACTTGTAAAATTTAAAAGGACGTCAacttaaacaaaatgaatgacaCTTTTTGTAGCCACAGTGCAGCAAACACTAAACCAACAACAAAAGCTAAGAAGAGTCATCAAATCTGTTCACAGTGAAGAATCTAGAATTCAGTCCAAGCTCTGAAAGTGATattattgtttcattttctccCTCTCCTTTTGTCTCCACTATAACCATTGTGCCCACACCTCCCAGTCtatgtttctgtctctctcaACTCATCACCCTCACACCCATCTTCCCCGCCTTGAATGCAAACCTGTGGCCAGACGTGAGCTCTTCACCTTCCTCTCCTGCATATAATCTGTGTTCTCCTCCTTTctgtctctccctccctccctctttgctCTGCCCCATCCCTCTCTTTCACTACATTCAGACCTCCTGGTGATGGCTATCATGTTATACAAAGCCCTGTGTTATCTGACACTCAGGCGCTAACCCAAGTCCTCCAGCTCAtcttaaattctttattttttttttaaaggtagaAGTATAGTGAAGAAAGGGAGTTGATATTGCTGTGATGGTGAGAAAAAAGATggataaaagagagaatgaacAAACTG includes the following:
- the pygo2 gene encoding pygopus homolog 2 isoform X2, which gives rise to MKSPEKKKARKSTTQAAGFSHLTEFAPPPTPMVDHLVASNPFDDDFGPPSRPSGASGPGGAPFLPSPGAGGGGGYGGGGRMSAGMNFMGGPGGPGSGQPGRRPPYGPPSNAGPHHQLGFGGMPGFGAGSGGGSGGGGGSGGFPPGGPSQFNMPPNFSPPMHPGPGFNPMLSPGAMGGPGGGGGGPPHPRFGMPPQQQHGQGGHPFNSPPLPGGGGPRGPLPPMGGGMGPGMNMMGGMGGGPGGNMVGGGLPGMPPQGQFPPSQDGPYPGPSPPGPGNDDGKNFGAGAPPGPPQQQQQQQQQQQQQQQQQLNINPNGPPTNNNTPGPPNSGQPQPGGGFHGHSDVQQPSANTPGQPPSAPPQPNPNSSPPGPLNGSGQPQHPQSSQLQPPSNTPNSNNSNQQQQQSTPPNSAPGSASYNQQNSTPGAGGPLSNAASNSGQNNITNNNGGNTPGSNPNPPSNSTSTPNTQSPLPPGPAATSTGPGSGPGKLGGPGMVFPCGLCMAEVHDDQDAILCEASCQRWFHRDCTGLTEPAYGLLTRETAAVWACDFCIKTKDIQAVFVRQGLGQLVAANES
- the pygo2 gene encoding pygopus homolog 2 isoform X1 yields the protein MAAESGRLLAGHGKRKASQMKSPEKKKARKSTTQAAGFSHLTEFAPPPTPMVDHLVASNPFDDDFGPPSRPSGASGPGGAPFLPSPGAGGGGGYGGGGRMSAGMNFMGGPGGPGSGQPGRRPPYGPPSNAGPHHQLGFGGMPGFGAGSGGGSGGGGGSGGFPPGGPSQFNMPPNFSPPMHPGPGFNPMLSPGAMGGPGGGGGGPPHPRFGMPPQQQHGQGGHPFNSPPLPGGGGPRGPLPPMGGGMGPGMNMMGGMGGGPGGNMVGGGLPGMPPQGQFPPSQDGPYPGPSPPGPGNDDGKNFGAGAPPGPPQQQQQQQQQQQQQQQQQLNINPNGPPTNNNTPGPPNSGQPQPGGGFHGHSDVQQPSANTPGQPPSAPPQPNPNSSPPGPLNGSGQPQHPQSSQLQPPSNTPNSNNSNQQQQQSTPPNSAPGSASYNQQNSTPGAGGPLSNAASNSGQNNITNNNGGNTPGSNPNPPSNSTSTPNTQSPLPPGPAATSTGPGSGPGKLGGPGMVFPCGLCMAEVHDDQDAILCEASCQRWFHRDCTGLTEPAYGLLTRETAAVWACDFCIKTKDIQAVFVRQGLGQLVAANES